In Rhizophagus irregularis chromosome 7, complete sequence, a single genomic region encodes these proteins:
- a CDS encoding uncharacterized protein (SECRETED:cutsite_VNS-IC; SECRETED:prob_0.8129); SECRETED:SignalP(1-22) translates to MWNLLLLLITIALSSLIHPVNSICMDHDPINLNKLLIVDCAPKVPKAPKQQNNNNNSFQLNDEKLFQINFNCQITDNNMCNKVEDIFNMAGDIVTYALALNTPIIVNAKFYVMDPKELGGATPTRYISLLDEDDQVERFYPQALVKQLQLTSPVTFSYSESDITAEFNSLINWHFPDDKGSIKKDQYDILYTILHEIIHGLGFISSWRGLGLDTPEKELTPFLVTGSDDTSITSYDIAESPFIFHGFRETIFDKFIIIKDSNGIQTRLSSFANELNQFNTSASQFIDFYDQLQNTPQYEAAKDVLIFSTTKNDFIFMPKGSNSIPDDGIILETKIKPYQAGSSISHVDSIIYNIGNPDFLMRRESILGESLNDLVIKSGNITGSAIGPKLLNILSSIGYNLADNPIKSSATKQSIVDFNLIITLCIIFITLNI, encoded by the coding sequence ATGTGGAATctgcttttattattaataacaattgCTCTTTCTTCTTTGATACATCCCGTAAATTCAATATGTATGGATCATGAtccaataaatttaaacaagTTATTAATAGTAGATTGCGCACCTAAAGTACCTAAAGCACctaaacaacaaaataataataataatagttttcaattaaatgatgaaaaattatttcaaataaattttaattgtcaaataacagataataatatGTGTAATAAAGTTGAAGACATATTTAATATGGCAGGGGATATTGTCACCTATGCTCTTGCGCTCAATACACCTATAATCGTTAATGCTAAATTTTACGTTATGGATCCAAAAGAATTAGGAGGGGCAACACCAACTagatatatttcattattagatGAAGATGATCAAGTAGAAAGATTTTATCCACAAGCATTGGTAAAACAATTACAATTAACATCACCTGTAACATTCTCATATTCAGAATCAGATATAACAGCAGAATTTAATTCTTTGATAAATTGGCATTTTCCTGATGATAAAGGATCAATAAAAAAGGATCAATATGACATTTTATATACGATTCTACATGAAATTATTCATGGTTTAGGTTTTATATCAAGTTGGAGGGGTTTGGGTTTAGATACAccagaaaaagaattaactCCTTTTCTTGTAACTGGTTCAGATGATACTTCAATTACTTCATATGATATAGCAGAATCTCCATTTATTTTTCATGGATTTCGCGAAactatatttgataaatttatcataattaaggATAGTAATGGTATACAAACGAGATTATCATCATTCGCCAAtgaattaaatcaatttaatactAGTGCAAgtcaatttattgatttttatgatcaaTTACAAAATACTCCACAATATGAGGCAGCTAAAgatgtattaatttttagtacgacaaaaaatgattttatattcatGCCTAAAGGTAGTAATAGTATTCCAGATGATGGAATTATATTAGAAACGAAGATAAAACCTTATCAAGCGGGTTCTTCTATATCTCATGTAgattctattatttataatattggtAATCCGGATTTTTTAATGAGACGTGAAAGTATTTTAGGTGAATCACTTAATGATTTAGTTATTAAAAGTGGTAATATTACTGGAAGTGCTATCGGTCCAAAGTTACTTAATATCTTAAGTTCAATCGGATATAATTTAGCCGATAATCCGATTAAATCTTCTGCAACAAAACAATCGATagtagattttaatttaataataactttatgcataatatttataacattgaACATCTAA
- a CDS encoding uncharacterized protein (SECRETED:cutsite_TLS-QC; SECRETED:prob_0.4688); SECRETED:SignalP(1-22), translating to MKICLLMIILLIITLNVLGTLSQCFDYPNPLKKSYKIPVECPLQQNSVKFDSLSQLTQPNNENMIVLTFNCGIKNDILCNKAKNAFETAGKILSSVLLINTPIQLNASFLDFCTSLGECPKGDGLIILGGATPARTIPLQDDDGLVRLYPQALVKQFQFKQHPSYGPFDIMALFNAGGTSFWFEGDPPITRNQQDFLYVVLHEIVHGLGFASGWEDYMNDQPKALTPEILITGKDPSEQFKFNGFLESAFDRYLIHIPTGKKISALTGDINKFQKEVGIIFENDIDFVTKFRNSPQYKIAEKMMSYSITPNVLGFLPRGTTKAIESVVLETRLQPYQTGSSISHVDFKKYNNTSDFLMKFLADHGANLDSLITSHNGNNNAGYNAIIGPNLKLVLETLGYSTPEYTNPYKPSVTIIGNGNDFNPTMSIPIEPGDSSTNNGKGSNEKSGGIKTYKTNFKVIFIINLLSLIKIHLL from the exons atgaaaatatgtttattaatgataattttattaataataacctTAAATGTTCTCGGTACATTATCACAATGTTTTGATTACCCAaatcctttaaaaaaatcatacaagATACCAGTAGAATGCCCATTACAACAAAATTCcgttaaatttgattcattatCACAATTAACACAaccaaataatgaaaatatgatTGTATTAACATTCAATTGTGGAATAAAAAACGATATTCTTTGTAATAAAGCGAAAAATGCATTTGAAACAGCtggtaaaatattatcatctgttttattaattaatacaccAATACAATTAAATGCAAGTTTCTTAGATTTTTGTACTTCGTTAGGAGAATGTCCAAAGGGAGATGGACTTATAATATTAGGAGGAGCGACACCAGCTAGAACGATTCCATTACAAGATGATGATGGATTAGTTAGATTATATCCACAAGCATTAGTAAaacaatttcaatttaaacaaCATCCTTCATATGGACCTTTCGATATAATGGCATTGTTTAATGCTGGAGGAACAAGTTTTTGGTTTGAAGGAGATCCTCCAATAACACGTAATCAACaggattttttatatgtagtTTTACATGAGATTGTACATGGATTAGGATTTGCGTCAGGATGGGAAGATTATATGAATGATCAACCTAAAGCATTAACAccagaaattttaataactgGTAAAGATCCATCagaacaatttaaatttaatggatTTTTAGAATCAGCATTTGATAGATATTTAATTCATATACCaacaggaaaaaaaatatcagcatTAACAggagatataaataaatttcaaaaagaagttggtataatttttgaaaatgatataGATTTTGTAACAAAATTTCGTAATTCACCTCAATATAAAATAGCAGAAAAAATGATGAGTTATTCTATTACACCGAATGTATTGGGATTTTTACCTAGAGGGACTACAAAAGCCATTGAATCAGTTGTTTTGGAGACTAGATTACAACCTTATCAAACAGGTTCGAGCATAAGTCATgtggattttaaaaaatataataatacgaGTGATTtccttatgaaatttttagcgGATCATGGAGCTAATTTAGATAGTTTGATTACTTCACataatggaaataataatgCAGGTTATAATGCTATTATAGGACCTAATCTAAAACTAGTATTGGAAACATTGGG ATATTCCACACCAGAATATACTAACCCATATAAGCCAAGTGTCACGATAATTGGAAATGGAAATGATTTTAATCCAACTATGAGTATACCAATAGAACCGGGTGACTCAAGTACAAATAATGGTAAAGGAAGTAACGAAAAATCTGGTGGtattaaaacttataaaacaaatttcaaagtaatatttattattaatttattgagtttaataaaaattcatttattataa